The Agreia sp. COWG nucleotide sequence GAGCTGGCCCGGTGCGACATCGAGTCGGGCTCAGATGGAGGCGGCGGGATCTTGGTCGGCAGAGCGCTCGGCGGAGCCCTGCGAGTGGTCGGCCGCGGAGCTGTCTGCCTGATTGCTCGCCGGGTCGTCGGCCGACTCGTCGGCGCTGCGCTCGACGACCAGGGTCATCTTCGTCACGACGGCCGCGATCGCTCCGATCGCCAGCAGCAGGGGAGCGATCGCGGCGGTGAGGGCGACGCCGACGATGCCCGCGTTCACGGGGATCTCGAGCAGCGTGCTGCCGTCTTCGCGCTTCAGGATGACGCGCTGGACATTGCCCTCGTGAAAGAGGTTCTTGATCGTTTCGACCAGCTTGTCACCGGCCACCTCGAACTGCTCGAACGTGGATTTTCTCTCGCTCATGTCGATTCGTCCTGTCTGGGTGTTTCGTTTGTGCATCGCCTTCATGCTGAGGCATGTACGCCTATCGTCCTCGAATCGGCCGGCGAGCGCATCGTCCTGAGGTATTAGGCCCGCGGCGTCGGGTGTCGTCTCGCTGCACTGACCTCAGGTACCACAGACGCAGTAGACGAAGTCATCCCTCCGCACGATTCGCTTGAGGGCCGAACGGGCGAGTCTGGAGTGGTCGCCCATTCGGGCGCGCCCGACGAAGGGAATTCATCATGACCGCTGTGCACCTGCTCGCCTTTCCGATCGAGGCGCCCGTCGAGGAGACCGACGCCCACGGCGTGAGCTGGGTCTCTCCCGAGGCCAAGCTCTGGGTCGCGTCGCGAGATGGCGAGTTCGGCGGGTTCGTCGAGTTCGTCGATGGTCACTACGAGGTGACGGATGCGCGGGGTCACCAGCTCGAGTCGCGCGGCACCCTTCGCGAGGCGAAGGAGCTCATCGGCACACCGGCGCCCAGGGCCGGCGCGCGCCTGGCGCTCGTCTACGTGGCGGTGGGCACCGGGGCCACAGCCATCAGCCTCCTGGCCGTGGGACTCGGCCTCATCCGAATCGGCTGATACCTGTCAAAGGCCTCCTGGCGTTCAGCCGGCGGGGTTAGCGTGTGAGTGAATCCGACCCCCGTTGAAAGGACCCTCTCATGAGCGCCAATCCCTACGATCGCCTGCCGAAGCTTCCCTCCTTCGAGATCACCTCCACCGACGTGCGTCAGGGCGAGCGCCTGTCGAACGCGCAGCTCGGTGCGAGTGCTGGCGGCCAAGACGTGTCGCCACAGCTGAGCTGGTCTGGTGCACCCGAGGCGACCAAGAGCTACGTGGTGACGGTCTACGACCCCGATGCGCCCACGGCATCCGGTTTCTGGCACTGGGCCGTCCTCGACATCCCCGCCGACGTGAACACCCTGGCCTCGGGCGCGGGAACGCCCGGAAGCGAACTACTGCCCGCCGGTGCCGTGACGCTGAAGAATGACGCGGGAGTTGCGGGCTTCGTCGGTGCGACGCCGCCTCCCGGCCACGGCGACCACGAGTACTACGTGGTGGTGCACGCCGTCGACGTCGAGTCGCTCGGCCTGCCGGCCGATGCGTCTCCCGCCATGCTGGGCTTCAACCTGTTCATGCACGCGGTCGGCCGCGCGATCATCAGCGCGCCGTACGGCGTCGAAGCGTAGGGCTCGCGCCCGCACCTCTGGCCCGAGGATGCAGACGTGGCCGGCACCGAAGACGGTGACCGGCCACGCGTGTGCGCTCGACTCGAGAGTGCTGCGTGCTCAGCCCGAGGGGTTCTCGACCGGAGCGCCGTGCTGATCGGTTCCCTCTTCAGGGTCAATCTGCTCCGGCTTCGGCGTGTTGTCAGGACGAGCACTGTCGTCGTGGCCGGGCGTGGTGGTGGCGTCACTCATCGTCAGCACCTCCACCCGAGGCGGTGTCTTCTCCGCCGTCGGTCTGGCTGGTTCCATCCGAGCCCGATCCGTCGGGCAGGGCGTCTGGGTCTGGTCGACCGCTGTCAGTGATGTCAGTCATGTCGTCTCCTTCGTGTCGGAATCGTTTCGACTCCTACGACGCTACGAGGCCCGGGGTACTTCGCGTCAGGGGGTTGACTCCCGAGCCGCGTCATTCGAGGTCGTCGATCGCGTCGGAGAACCATCGTGTGGGAACCTTCGTGCGGAGATCCATCATGTGGAGATAATGAGGGATGGCCGGGGGATCGACAGACACGTCAGGCCCACCCGTCGTGCACCTGACCGCGTCCGTCTCCGAGCAGACCGTGATCGCGCTGCATCAGGCCGGCTACGGACATCGACTGAGAGGCCTCGGAGACCCGTTCCAGGTCGTCTTCGACGGCGACGGGGTGAGGCTCCACGAGAGGGGTGCACCTACTGACCCGAACGTCGCTTCCGATTGGCGGGCATTCATCCCGTGGGCTGACGTAAGCCGGGTCGGTCTCGCCGCGGCGTCGCTTCCCGGGCCGGGTGACGACACGACGATGACCCGGCATGCCATCACGATCACCGCCCACTCGGTCGAGGTGCCCCTGGTGGTTGATACGTCGAAGGCAGGCTCGTGGGGCCTGCTCAACGGGGGCAGCGCGTCGATGGTGCAGCTCGCGAGGCAGGTGAACGCCCTGCGTGGCATGCCCGAAGCTCGCGTGAACGCGTCTGATCTCATGCGTGAGGCGGTTCCCGAGCTCGACCCGGTTCGGCGAAGGCTGGCGGCCGATCCACAACTCGAGAGCCGCACGGTCGACGAGCTGCTGGGCGAGGTGGTTCGCCGCGAGCCGATCTACGGGCCCTCGTCCGAGAGCATCCGTTCTCGATGGAGAGTAGTGCGGACTATCGGCGGCAGCGCCATCGCCATCGGCATCCCGTCGGTCGTCGTGGCGCTGGTGTGGGATGTCGATTGGTTGCGGGGCGCCGCCGCGGCGTTCGTGGTCGTGGGCGGGATCGTGGTTCGCCTCGCATCAGGTCGCTATGCTTCGGTCGGGCACATCGTCGTGTCCGAACTCGAGGCCGGATATACGCTCTCCCGTCTCGGCCCCACGCAGGTCGACCAGCTGGATGCCACCACGGCGATTGTGATCAGGCGAGCAGGCGAGAGGGCGCTCACCCGGGTCGAGGAGGAGTCGGCTCGATCGGCCGCGCGGCTGCTGGATGCCGGCGGCCCCGAGGTGCCGCCATCCGAATGGGCCGTGCGTCGGGCGCGCGAGATCATCTCGCGCGGGGAGGATCCCGAGGTGGCGCCGTCGCCCGCATCCGGTCTGAACCATCGTGATGTCGTGCACGCGCAAGCGCATGCTGCGCCGGTGTGGGGCACGTCATCGGGCGAGGCTGCGCCCGCCCGGCATCCGCTGCTCGCCGGCCGGCACTCCCGAAGCATCGCCTGGTATCGACGTTCAGACCTCGAGAGGCGCCGGGCGGCCGAGCACGACGCCGGCTACACGGTGAGTCGCACTCTGCGACCAGACCTCGACCAGGTCGACCCCGTGAGCGGCTACGTCATCCGGCCCGGTGGCGGGGCGAGCCTCAGCGCCTCACGAGAGAGGGCGGCGATGGCTCGAGTGCGGATGCTGCCGCGCTGAGCCAGACTATGCCTATGGTGCTCGCCTCAGTGGGTGACCGCTTTCTTGCGTGGTTGCGCGGAGAGGCGGTGGGAAGTCCCGCGCGTCGTGCGGAAAATGATGTGAGGGTGATCCGGGAACTGACGAACGAGACGGCATCGGATGCGGACGCCGAGTCCGAGGGCCGGCCGGCGATTCCCGCGCCCCGATTGGAGGCGTGGGGGGATCCATCCGGTATGCCCCAGTTCGGAACACCGCAGGGCTTCACCAAGCACCCCGCCCCGCCGAAGAGGCACCTTTTGATCGAGGGTCCGACGTCGTTGCAGGCCAAGAAAATGAGTCGACTATGGGCGACGCTCGGCGTGGCAGCCTCTGTGGTGACCCCGATCGTGATCGCGATCATCAATCCCGATCTGCTGTCGAACGGACTCGCGTGGCTGGGTGCCCCCGTCGCAGCAATCTTCGCCCACAACCTGTTCGGGCCGGAGAAATACTCCGAGCGTCTCGCCAAGGAGCATGCGGCGGGCTATACCCTTCACA carries:
- a CDS encoding YbhB/YbcL family Raf kinase inhibitor-like protein → MSANPYDRLPKLPSFEITSTDVRQGERLSNAQLGASAGGQDVSPQLSWSGAPEATKSYVVTVYDPDAPTASGFWHWAVLDIPADVNTLASGAGTPGSELLPAGAVTLKNDAGVAGFVGATPPPGHGDHEYYVVVHAVDVESLGLPADASPAMLGFNLFMHAVGRAIISAPYGVEA
- a CDS encoding DUF4342 domain-containing protein; this encodes MSERKSTFEQFEVAGDKLVETIKNLFHEGNVQRVILKREDGSTLLEIPVNAGIVGVALTAAIAPLLLAIGAIAAVVTKMTLVVERSADESADDPASNQADSSAADHSQGSAERSADQDPAASI